A window of Prolixibacter sp. SD074 contains these coding sequences:
- a CDS encoding COG3014 family protein, whose protein sequence is MKKIIFLTGLCIFPLLLFTGCATYYQKNQAFYQAFESGNIDNAEKIIEQSEKKVKPKDRLLYLLNRGVTTRMLGDYRESIKLFGEADHMIEDYSTNYGAEALALVTNPMATPYRAEDFEKVLIHFYQALNYIDLKQYDDALVECRRINLQLHAINDKYPDHKNRYQDDAFAQLLTGIIYDGLKDYNNAFISYRNAYNVYQNSYAKNFGLTAPEQLKHDLVRTAALIGFRQEQHQYEDEFGFQYQQADSIGSSAVFFWLNGLGPVKSEWSVNFTMVKGEGGWATFVNDEYGLSFPVFIGDLSSNEKSSLDDLRFIRVAMPRYSDRQPVYNEATLTTASGKSYPLEMAEDIDAIAHKTLHDRLLREMGEAILRLAVKKGIEAATTQKNDALGMLVSLANAVTEKADTRNWQTLPYEVGYTRVPLHNGENHLTLHFTPGNQAQTFNVNGQSGETRFITYHTLESSPPQP, encoded by the coding sequence ATGAAGAAAATAATTTTCCTTACCGGATTGTGTATTTTTCCGTTGTTGCTTTTCACCGGATGTGCCACGTATTATCAGAAAAATCAAGCTTTTTACCAGGCATTCGAAAGCGGCAACATTGATAATGCCGAAAAAATTATCGAACAGTCTGAGAAAAAGGTGAAGCCTAAAGACAGGCTGTTATATCTTCTCAACCGGGGAGTAACCACGCGCATGTTGGGCGACTACCGCGAGAGCATCAAACTGTTTGGCGAGGCCGACCATATGATTGAAGATTACAGCACTAATTATGGTGCCGAAGCGCTGGCGCTCGTCACCAATCCCATGGCCACCCCCTACCGTGCAGAAGATTTCGAAAAGGTGCTCATTCACTTTTATCAGGCCCTCAATTACATCGATCTGAAGCAATACGACGATGCGCTGGTAGAATGCCGCCGCATCAACCTGCAACTGCACGCCATTAACGACAAATACCCCGACCACAAGAACCGGTACCAGGACGATGCATTTGCGCAACTGCTCACCGGCATTATTTACGATGGACTGAAGGATTACAACAACGCTTTTATCTCCTACCGGAACGCTTACAATGTGTACCAGAACAGCTATGCCAAAAACTTTGGCCTCACAGCTCCCGAACAGCTAAAACACGACCTGGTGCGCACCGCTGCCCTCATCGGTTTTAGACAGGAACAGCATCAATACGAAGATGAGTTCGGTTTTCAGTACCAACAGGCTGACTCCATCGGTTCCTCCGCAGTATTCTTCTGGCTCAATGGTTTGGGACCGGTGAAGAGCGAATGGTCGGTAAACTTCACCATGGTAAAAGGCGAAGGCGGCTGGGCCACTTTTGTGAATGACGAGTACGGCCTCTCCTTCCCCGTCTTCATCGGCGACCTTTCATCCAATGAAAAATCGAGCCTCGATGATTTACGTTTCATCCGGGTAGCCATGCCCCGCTACTCCGACAGGCAACCGGTATATAACGAAGCCACCCTGACAACTGCATCCGGGAAAAGTTATCCGTTGGAAATGGCCGAAGACATTGATGCCATCGCGCACAAAACGTTGCACGACCGCCTGTTGCGCGAAATGGGAGAAGCCATTCTCCGCCTGGCAGTAAAGAAAGGTATTGAAGCAGCTACCACCCAAAAAAACGATGCGTTGGGCATGCTGGTAAGCCTGGCGAACGCCGTTACCGAAAAAGCCGATACCCGCAACTGGCAGACCCTACCTTACGAGGTTGGCTATACCCGCGTTCCACTCCACAATGGCGAGAACCATCTCACCTTACACTTCACACCCGGGAATCAGGCACAAACCTTCAATGTGAATGGGCAAAGCGGCGAAACACGATTTATTACCTACCATACATTGGAAAGCTCGCCGCCGCAGCCATAA
- a CDS encoding penicillin-binding protein activator LpoB: protein MKRQIQLFALITFALILGSCSRQVTRVATDQAIDLSGRWNDTDSRLTAEALTEQVLNQRWLHDFERAHGRKPVVVVGLVYNKSTEHIDTDTYIKDVERSFINSGQVRLVQAGEKREELRAERQDQNTYAAPSTAAKWGRELGADFIMQGDISSIVDAYKRNKVVYYQVNEELTNLETNEVVWMGEKKIKKAIRN from the coding sequence ATGAAAAGACAAATTCAATTATTTGCGCTGATAACTTTTGCCCTGATACTGGGCTCCTGTTCACGCCAGGTAACCCGCGTTGCCACCGACCAGGCCATCGATTTAAGCGGCCGCTGGAACGATACCGACTCGCGCCTCACGGCCGAAGCGCTGACCGAGCAGGTACTCAATCAACGTTGGCTCCACGATTTTGAACGAGCTCATGGCCGCAAGCCTGTGGTCGTAGTCGGGTTGGTGTATAACAAATCAACTGAACACATCGACACCGACACCTATATAAAAGACGTCGAACGGTCGTTCATCAACAGCGGACAGGTACGCCTCGTGCAAGCCGGTGAAAAACGCGAGGAACTCCGTGCCGAACGTCAGGATCAGAATACTTATGCCGCACCGTCTACCGCAGCCAAATGGGGCCGTGAATTGGGCGCAGACTTCATCATGCAAGGCGACATCAGCTCCATCGTCGACGCATACAAACGGAATAAGGTAGTTTACTACCAGGTAAACGAGGAGCTCACCAATCTCGAAACCAACGAGGTGGTTTGGATGGGCGAAAAGAAAATCAAGAAAGCGATCCGCAACTGA
- a CDS encoding HAD hydrolase-like protein, whose amino-acid sequence MAYRNILFDLRGTLTDPKVGIFNSIRYALRGMNIKAPEEDQLLSFIGPLLFDSFKHHFSLTDEVDEEAVGVVPCLFSWKRDVRNSVN is encoded by the coding sequence ATGGCCTACCGGAATATCCTTTTCGACCTCCGTGGCACACTGACCGACCCGAAAGTGGGGATTTTCAATTCCATTCGTTACGCTTTGCGCGGAATGAATATCAAGGCGCCGGAAGAAGATCAACTGCTTTCTTTTATCGGTCCGCTGCTTTTCGATTCATTTAAGCATCATTTTTCCCTTACGGATGAAGTGGACGAAGAAGCGGTGGGGGTTGTTCCTTGTTTATTTTCCTGGAAAAGGGATGTACGAAATTCAGTTAATTAA
- the ung gene encoding uracil-DNA glycosylase, which translates to MDVKIEESWKKVLNGEFDQPYFESLVKFVKDEYARHKVYPPGKWMFHAFDCCPFDDVKVVVLGQDPYHGPGQAHGLCFSVQDGIDFPPSLQNIFKELNNDLNIPMPKSGNLERWAHQGVFLLNATLTVRARQAGSHQNNGWETFTDAVVRKLAEEKEHLVFLLWGAYAQRKGEFIDTNRHLVLKAPHPSPFSANRGFFGCRHFSKTNAYLEQHGKTPIEW; encoded by the coding sequence ATGGATGTCAAAATAGAAGAAAGCTGGAAGAAAGTATTAAACGGAGAATTCGATCAACCCTATTTCGAGTCGTTGGTGAAGTTTGTCAAAGACGAATACGCCCGCCACAAGGTATATCCACCTGGGAAATGGATGTTCCATGCGTTCGATTGCTGCCCGTTCGATGACGTAAAAGTGGTGGTACTCGGGCAAGATCCCTATCACGGTCCCGGACAAGCGCATGGACTTTGTTTTTCCGTTCAGGATGGCATCGATTTTCCCCCTTCGCTTCAAAACATCTTTAAAGAATTGAACAACGATTTGAATATTCCCATGCCGAAAAGCGGTAATCTCGAACGCTGGGCACATCAGGGAGTATTTCTGCTTAACGCGACACTAACCGTTCGTGCCCGTCAGGCTGGTTCGCACCAGAACAACGGCTGGGAAACTTTCACCGATGCTGTCGTCCGCAAACTGGCCGAAGAAAAGGAACACCTGGTTTTCTTGCTGTGGGGAGCCTACGCCCAGCGCAAAGGCGAATTCATCGATACCAACAGGCATCTCGTATTAAAGGCGCCGCACCCATCACCTTTCTCTGCCAACCGGGGCTTTTTCGGTTGCCGGCATTTCAGCAAAACCAATGCCTACCTCGAACAACACGGAAAAACACCTATTGAATGGTAG
- the nhaA gene encoding Na+/H+ antiporter NhaA, with amino-acid sequence MQEMVSKKVIQASRRRFHQFLENDASGGILLIVCTIAALLWANSAFHASYEHLWHTEIALKVGGFEVGMHLLHWVNDGLMAIFFFVVGLEIKREVIAGELSGMRKAALPALGALGGMVLPALLFSALTIGKDGAQGWGIPMATDIAFSLGILSLLGKRVPLSLKIFLVALAIVDDLGAIMVIAIFYSSNLQLEYLMQALALISLLLIINWMKVRKPWVYVVIGTIVWYFFLKSGIHATIAGVLVAFTVPLRRNLMTNEFNDHVEKFNLCDDCATSYTLPDQEIHKLDNLKRQIKLVQSPAQRIEHMMHKMVNYFIMPAFALGNAGVVLDGSNMGPYGYLSLSVALALFVGKALGITLFSWGGVKLGLAELPQNIKWPHMFGVAILGGLGFTMSLFISNLAYFDLSMLNAAKLGVLGGSLVAGVVGYLLLSKILPRPKNEEFSYPVEP; translated from the coding sequence ATGCAGGAAATGGTTTCCAAAAAAGTTATCCAGGCATCCCGCCGAAGATTTCATCAATTTCTCGAAAACGATGCCTCGGGAGGTATCCTACTCATTGTCTGTACAATTGCTGCTCTTCTCTGGGCCAACTCCGCCTTTCATGCATCATACGAACATTTGTGGCATACCGAAATTGCCCTTAAGGTGGGTGGTTTTGAAGTGGGAATGCACCTGTTGCACTGGGTAAACGACGGTTTGATGGCCATTTTCTTTTTTGTGGTTGGGTTGGAAATCAAACGGGAAGTCATTGCCGGTGAACTGTCGGGCATGCGGAAAGCTGCTCTTCCGGCGCTGGGAGCACTGGGAGGGATGGTTTTACCCGCCCTGCTATTTTCGGCGCTTACCATTGGGAAAGACGGCGCACAGGGTTGGGGAATCCCCATGGCTACCGATATAGCCTTTTCACTGGGAATTTTAAGTTTGCTGGGCAAGCGGGTTCCGCTTTCGCTGAAAATATTTCTGGTGGCACTGGCCATAGTCGACGACCTGGGTGCCATTATGGTTATTGCCATTTTCTATTCTTCAAATCTGCAGCTTGAATACCTGATGCAGGCGTTGGCGCTCATTTCGCTCCTGCTCATCATCAACTGGATGAAAGTTCGTAAACCCTGGGTTTATGTGGTAATTGGGACCATTGTCTGGTATTTCTTCCTGAAGTCGGGCATACACGCTACCATTGCAGGAGTACTGGTCGCCTTCACCGTTCCGTTGCGCCGGAACCTGATGACCAACGAATTCAACGATCATGTCGAAAAATTTAATCTTTGCGATGATTGCGCTACGTCCTATACCCTTCCCGACCAGGAAATACATAAACTCGATAACCTGAAACGACAAATCAAGTTGGTCCAGAGTCCGGCCCAACGCATCGAACACATGATGCACAAGATGGTGAATTACTTCATCATGCCGGCATTTGCCCTTGGGAATGCCGGCGTAGTGCTTGATGGCAGCAATATGGGCCCATACGGATATCTGAGCCTAAGCGTGGCCCTTGCCCTGTTTGTAGGAAAAGCACTGGGTATCACGCTCTTTTCATGGGGTGGAGTGAAGCTGGGGCTAGCTGAATTACCACAAAATATCAAATGGCCACACATGTTCGGAGTGGCTATCCTCGGCGGATTGGGATTTACTATGTCACTCTTCATTTCAAACCTGGCCTACTTCGACCTTTCTATGCTAAATGCTGCAAAATTGGGGGTTTTGGGAGGTTCACTGGTGGCTGGAGTTGTCGGATATTTGCTATTGTCCAAAATTCTTCCCCGACCGAAAAATGAGGAATTCAGCTACCCCGTGGAACCGTAA
- a CDS encoding ROK family transcriptional regulator, with protein sequence MILISKEESRRLTVNGIKRYRQRMQILSLLYEHRSLSASDLSREVRISLPTTKTLLDELIALKAVETSGIGESRGGRKPALYSLVAEAFYIIAVDMGRYKAKTTIFNCHNEEVTPIRFIETNIDDPKLVDKLHKAANELVRETGIPEDKIVAVGVDMPGLIDSKEGINFTIKDPSLRNVKKRFGAKFQKAVYIDNDARMQAFGEFVFGKAQNTVNSVVLNWSWGLGVGMILNGQLYSGSRGFAGEFSHIRLEDEGELCICGKRGCIETMASAHKLLNLAISGVKNGTVSQLTRIFKNNPDEMQTEDVINAARGGDEFAISILNQVGSALGKGLSILIQLLNPELIVLSGPISQANQYIMTPIQQSLNQYCLENICSNVRLEISEIDEHSGLLGIAAMLFQKVFGDAMDELK encoded by the coding sequence ATGATTCTGATAAGTAAAGAGGAAAGCCGAAGATTGACAGTGAATGGTATCAAGCGCTATCGTCAGCGCATGCAGATACTGAGTTTATTGTATGAACACCGTTCGCTGTCAGCGTCCGATCTGAGTAGGGAGGTTCGTATCAGCCTGCCCACGACTAAAACGCTGCTTGATGAGTTAATCGCCTTAAAAGCAGTTGAAACCAGCGGTATTGGAGAGTCAAGGGGTGGAAGAAAACCTGCTCTTTACAGTTTGGTGGCCGAAGCTTTTTATATCATTGCGGTCGATATGGGACGCTATAAAGCAAAAACAACCATATTTAATTGTCACAACGAGGAAGTAACCCCTATCCGGTTTATTGAAACCAATATTGATGATCCGAAACTGGTGGATAAGCTTCACAAGGCAGCGAATGAGTTGGTTCGTGAAACTGGCATCCCGGAAGATAAGATCGTTGCTGTGGGCGTTGACATGCCGGGATTGATTGATTCAAAGGAAGGGATCAATTTCACCATTAAGGACCCCTCTTTACGGAATGTAAAAAAGCGTTTCGGTGCCAAATTTCAGAAGGCTGTATACATTGATAATGATGCAAGGATGCAGGCTTTTGGTGAATTTGTTTTCGGTAAAGCGCAGAATACCGTGAATTCGGTTGTGCTGAACTGGAGCTGGGGACTTGGCGTTGGGATGATATTAAACGGCCAGCTTTACAGTGGTTCCCGTGGTTTTGCCGGCGAATTCAGTCACATCAGGCTGGAGGACGAAGGCGAACTGTGTATTTGCGGCAAACGGGGATGTATCGAAACCATGGCATCGGCTCATAAACTACTTAACCTGGCGATAAGTGGCGTTAAAAATGGCACGGTTTCGCAATTAACCCGGATTTTCAAGAATAATCCGGATGAGATGCAGACAGAAGATGTGATTAATGCCGCACGCGGTGGTGACGAATTCGCCATTTCTATCTTAAATCAAGTAGGCAGTGCTTTAGGGAAAGGACTTTCCATTCTGATTCAATTGCTTAACCCGGAATTGATAGTCCTGAGTGGTCCTATTTCACAAGCCAACCAATACATTATGACACCTATCCAACAGTCCTTAAACCAGTATTGCCTGGAAAATATCTGCAGTAATGTACGTCTCGAAATTTCGGAGATTGATGAGCACTCGGGTTTGCTCGGAATAGCTGCCATGCTTTTCCAAAAGGTTTTTGGTGACGCCATGGATGAACTCAAGTAA
- a CDS encoding SusC/RagA family TonB-linked outer membrane protein, with protein sequence MKKFFFAFGMYLASISGAYAQHTVTGTVVSWPDGQPIPGLTVVEKGVNNGTVTDADGNYSVTVQSGDATLVFSFVSMETQEIPVNGRSTINVTMKSRDVAVDEVVVTALGVTREKKSLGYAVSEVKGDEVSTVKDANPINSLSGRVAGVTITQGSFGPGSSSRVIIRGNNSLTGNNQPLYVVDGVPMDNSGFGSANEADTGEYSKLDYGSGIGDINPDDIASISVLKGPNAAALYGSRAANGVIMITTKKGSSRKGIGVSITSNTTFENPMLLPDYQNQYGQGTQGAIPSTVGDLKEAGGSWGPMMDGSSQLYYTGENRPYSPQPDNVKDFFRTGVSSINTVALDGGNDKINMRFSYTNSQINSMIPNSKIERNNFNLRAFSKLTDKLTVDAKATYFKQYGKNRPTLGTEGVMAYLVNIPRNVDINDLKNYQDPVTLSSIGPTSLNSNPYWMVYHDQNKDWKDRFQGFVKIQYSFTDWLSAYVRVGTDMTTMNIEQVNQYGHWYYSTGRFNYRESQTQETNADFLFTANKDLTDKVNLSASFGGNAMHHTYRGHSVNGDHFRIPDAPPVLSSINVFPGFTPLQEKKINSLYGTVSLSYDRWFYLDGSARNDWSSTLPESNWSYFYPSVSASILFNDLLKLDNSAMTYSKLRASWAQVGNDTDPYQLYDTYSLAGVNDSYLGQTTVSRSTTKYNPNLKPEQITSTEVGGEFRFFDNRLHLDMSYYNIKSKNLIMKVPISASTGYSTLLENVGEIENKGFEAMLGATPVRTSNVTWDISVNFATNKNKLKSLIAGTDNYVFSTVNSGNVIVQGTVGGGFGDIYGTTWAKNDNGQVIVNADGLPKSSSDKVYLGNYQPDWTGGMSNTLTYKNFRLSALVDARFGGKVYSGTDAGMDGAGTSKRSLQYREGGVVVDGVLESGEANTKQITAQQYWGAVSGIASEYVYDQTNVRLRELSLVWNLPGSWLSGTVVKSASFGVVGRNLFFIYKKVDNFDPESAYSASSFSQGVVYYPLPTARSLGFNLNVKF encoded by the coding sequence ATGAAGAAATTCTTTTTTGCTTTTGGAATGTATCTAGCATCTATTAGTGGTGCATATGCCCAGCACACGGTTACAGGAACAGTTGTTTCCTGGCCCGACGGTCAACCCATACCCGGGTTAACGGTCGTTGAGAAAGGAGTAAACAACGGTACGGTTACGGATGCCGATGGTAATTACTCCGTTACTGTACAATCGGGAGATGCTACTTTGGTGTTTTCATTTGTTAGTATGGAAACCCAGGAGATTCCCGTGAATGGTCGTTCGACCATTAATGTTACAATGAAGTCCAGGGATGTGGCAGTTGATGAAGTGGTTGTCACAGCGCTTGGTGTTACCCGCGAAAAGAAATCGTTGGGGTATGCAGTTAGCGAAGTCAAAGGTGACGAAGTGTCTACCGTGAAGGATGCTAACCCAATTAACTCACTTTCAGGTCGTGTCGCCGGTGTAACCATTACGCAAGGCTCGTTCGGACCGGGTAGTAGTTCCCGGGTGATCATTCGTGGTAACAACTCGCTAACCGGCAATAACCAGCCGCTTTATGTGGTGGATGGTGTACCGATGGATAACTCAGGTTTCGGTTCGGCTAACGAAGCGGACACGGGAGAATATTCCAAATTGGATTATGGTAGTGGTATTGGTGACATCAACCCGGATGATATTGCTTCGATTTCGGTGTTGAAAGGCCCGAATGCTGCCGCACTTTATGGTTCGCGTGCTGCTAACGGCGTTATCATGATTACCACCAAGAAAGGATCTTCCCGGAAAGGTATTGGTGTGAGCATTACATCGAATACTACTTTTGAGAACCCGATGTTGCTTCCGGACTATCAGAATCAATATGGCCAGGGGACACAGGGGGCGATTCCTTCAACTGTCGGTGATTTGAAAGAGGCCGGAGGTTCATGGGGGCCAATGATGGATGGTTCCAGTCAGTTGTATTATACCGGCGAAAATCGTCCGTATAGTCCGCAACCGGATAATGTGAAAGATTTCTTTAGGACAGGAGTTTCGTCTATTAATACGGTTGCTCTGGATGGAGGGAATGATAAGATTAATATGCGGTTTTCTTATACCAATTCGCAGATTAATTCCATGATTCCCAACTCAAAAATTGAGAGAAATAACTTCAACCTGAGAGCGTTTTCCAAACTAACCGATAAGCTGACCGTAGATGCTAAAGCCACTTATTTCAAGCAGTATGGTAAGAACCGCCCGACGCTGGGTACGGAAGGTGTCATGGCTTATTTGGTTAATATTCCCAGAAACGTTGATATCAACGATCTGAAAAACTACCAGGATCCGGTAACATTGAGTTCAATCGGTCCGACATCCTTGAATTCGAACCCATACTGGATGGTTTATCACGATCAGAATAAAGACTGGAAAGATCGTTTCCAGGGATTTGTCAAGATTCAGTATAGCTTTACAGATTGGCTTTCGGCCTATGTTCGTGTGGGGACCGATATGACGACAATGAATATCGAGCAGGTTAACCAGTACGGACACTGGTACTATTCAACGGGACGTTTCAATTATCGTGAAAGCCAGACCCAGGAAACCAACGCTGATTTCCTTTTTACGGCTAACAAGGATTTGACCGACAAGGTCAACCTGAGCGCTTCATTTGGTGGAAACGCTATGCACCACACCTATCGTGGTCACAGCGTAAATGGAGACCATTTTCGTATTCCGGACGCTCCACCAGTTTTAAGTTCAATAAATGTTTTTCCCGGTTTTACTCCATTACAGGAGAAGAAGATCAATTCGTTGTACGGAACGGTTAGTCTGTCGTATGACCGTTGGTTCTACCTGGATGGCTCGGCGCGTAACGACTGGTCATCGACACTTCCGGAATCGAACTGGTCGTATTTCTACCCGTCGGTTAGTGCTTCCATCCTTTTCAACGATCTGCTGAAGTTGGATAATTCAGCGATGACTTATTCAAAATTGCGTGCCAGTTGGGCACAGGTAGGTAACGATACTGATCCGTATCAGTTATACGATACTTACTCACTGGCAGGGGTGAACGACTCGTATTTAGGACAGACAACCGTCTCGAGAAGTACTACTAAATATAATCCAAATCTAAAACCGGAACAGATTACGTCCACGGAAGTGGGGGGGGAATTCCGGTTCTTCGATAATCGCTTACATCTTGATATGTCGTACTATAATATCAAATCGAAGAATTTGATTATGAAAGTACCGATTTCTGCTTCTACCGGATATAGCACGTTATTGGAGAATGTCGGCGAAATCGAAAACAAAGGTTTTGAAGCGATGCTGGGAGCGACACCGGTACGCACATCAAACGTGACCTGGGATATTTCGGTCAACTTTGCGACGAATAAAAATAAATTGAAATCGCTGATTGCAGGTACCGATAACTATGTATTCTCTACTGTTAATAGTGGAAATGTCATTGTGCAGGGAACTGTTGGCGGCGGATTTGGTGATATATACGGTACTACCTGGGCAAAGAACGATAATGGTCAGGTCATTGTGAATGCGGACGGACTGCCAAAATCCAGTAGTGACAAGGTGTATTTGGGAAATTATCAGCCCGACTGGACGGGAGGTATGAGCAATACCTTAACCTATAAGAATTTCCGCTTGAGTGCTTTAGTAGATGCACGTTTTGGTGGAAAAGTGTATTCGGGAACGGATGCCGGAATGGACGGTGCCGGAACGAGCAAGCGTTCTTTACAATACCGCGAAGGCGGAGTCGTTGTTGACGGTGTGCTTGAAAGTGGCGAAGCCAACACAAAACAAATTACGGCCCAACAATACTGGGGGGCTGTTAGCGGTATTGCTTCAGAATATGTTTACGATCAAACCAATGTGCGTTTGCGTGAACTTTCACTGGTATGGAACCTCCCTGGTAGTTGGTTGAGCGGTACCGTAGTGAAAAGTGCATCCTTTGGCGTTGTGGGTCGGAACCTCTTCTTTATCTATAAGAAAGTGGACAATTTTGATCCGGAATCAGCCTATAGTGCTTCTTCTTTTTCCCAGGGGGTAGTATACTATCCTTTGCCTACGGCCCGGAGTCTCGGTTTCAACCTGAATGTGAAGTTTTAA
- a CDS encoding SusD/RagB family nutrient-binding outer membrane lipoprotein produces the protein MKLNKFLLAIVAVLGLTYCTSDFVDINKDPNAVQGDQVTAKYFVTRAQVNLFAPDRYPYWRAQLINADRYAGMFCFGFAGSWWSDGLGYTYDPGYTDAAWDYYEGYNSTIDSYLELTQPGGVQENSLYYATALIMKSMFFQKFTDTFGEVPYSESGNLDILQPKFDMQAEIYHGIINDLDKAMSLIGDATKTGDGELELTSNDLFYNGDLQKWKKLANTLKLKVALRARGASGASFVDQAINEALSAPLLSDEPDNALLPKDNIISQWNSSCYGDVWYNFGGLGSKWTVSQPLIDLLQKNGDPRLSKYAQPAAGGDTLTIPHPDSDDDAMYQKRKDFILAALDDAGATYTEWTNGDGETVLSLDKNKYYIGQPVRMNRFMMNYARYELFSSPAQYIIQAKNEGEPIAPEIVMTTAESYFMQAQAALDGYGSGDANTLYREGLRQAMLVWGVDQTDIDNFLATSPMANLDGSNDMEKVAEQRWLANYTEGFEAWAVVRKLGYPASLAQGVQGKDGDIYAMGDLDGLYPQRMRYGSSPYSTNNDNLQKAITDQGPDVQATKLWWEK, from the coding sequence ATGAAATTAAATAAATTCCTACTAGCAATTGTAGCTGTATTGGGGTTAACTTACTGTACATCCGATTTTGTGGATATCAACAAAGACCCTAATGCAGTGCAGGGAGATCAGGTTACTGCTAAGTATTTCGTTACACGTGCGCAAGTGAATCTTTTTGCTCCCGATCGATATCCCTATTGGAGAGCCCAGCTGATTAACGCCGATCGGTATGCCGGAATGTTCTGTTTCGGATTTGCCGGTTCCTGGTGGTCCGATGGATTGGGTTATACCTATGATCCAGGTTATACAGATGCCGCCTGGGATTATTATGAAGGGTATAACAGTACTATTGACTCATATCTCGAACTGACACAGCCCGGGGGCGTACAGGAGAATTCCCTCTATTATGCTACTGCTCTGATCATGAAGAGCATGTTTTTTCAGAAATTTACCGATACCTTTGGTGAAGTACCTTATTCTGAGAGTGGTAACCTGGATATTCTTCAGCCGAAGTTTGATATGCAGGCCGAAATATACCATGGGATTATTAATGACCTGGACAAGGCGATGTCTTTGATTGGTGATGCAACCAAAACAGGTGATGGGGAATTGGAATTGACGAGCAATGATCTTTTCTATAACGGAGACTTGCAAAAATGGAAAAAGTTAGCAAATACCCTGAAGTTGAAGGTTGCTTTGCGTGCCCGCGGTGCTTCCGGTGCTTCGTTTGTCGATCAGGCTATCAACGAGGCGCTCTCTGCTCCGTTGTTGTCTGATGAGCCTGATAACGCGTTGTTGCCGAAAGATAACATCATCAGTCAGTGGAACAGTTCCTGTTACGGTGATGTGTGGTATAATTTTGGTGGCCTGGGTTCCAAATGGACCGTTAGTCAGCCGTTGATCGACCTGTTGCAGAAAAATGGTGACCCGCGCTTGTCTAAATATGCTCAGCCGGCTGCTGGTGGTGATACCCTTACTATTCCACATCCGGATTCAGACGATGATGCCATGTATCAGAAGCGTAAGGATTTTATCCTGGCTGCGTTAGATGACGCTGGTGCAACCTATACAGAATGGACCAATGGAGATGGTGAAACCGTTCTTTCATTGGATAAGAATAAATACTACATTGGTCAACCGGTCCGTATGAATAGATTTATGATGAATTATGCCCGGTATGAGCTGTTTAGTAGCCCTGCTCAATACATTATCCAGGCGAAAAACGAGGGAGAGCCGATTGCTCCGGAGATCGTCATGACCACCGCTGAATCGTATTTCATGCAGGCACAGGCGGCTTTGGATGGATATGGTTCCGGCGATGCCAATACGCTTTATCGCGAAGGTTTGAGGCAGGCAATGCTGGTTTGGGGCGTTGATCAGACTGATATTGATAATTTTCTTGCTACCTCACCAATGGCCAACCTGGACGGTTCCAACGATATGGAAAAAGTAGCCGAACAGCGTTGGTTGGCTAACTATACCGAAGGTTTCGAAGCGTGGGCGGTTGTCCGTAAATTGGGATATCCAGCCTCTCTTGCTCAGGGCGTTCAGGGAAAAGACGGAGACATCTATGCTATGGGTGACTTAGACGGACTTTACCCACAGCGTATGCGCTATGGTTCCAGCCCATACAGTACCAACAACGACAACCTGCAAAAAGCAATTACCGATCAGGGACCTGACGTACAAGCCACAAAGTTGTGGTGGGAGAAATAA